In the Populus trichocarpa isolate Nisqually-1 chromosome 1, P.trichocarpa_v4.1, whole genome shotgun sequence genome, one interval contains:
- the LOC18095155 gene encoding pathogenesis-related protein 1 — protein sequence MEISKNSLAIAFLISLAIIIPLSLAQDSPQDYLNAHANARAQVGVGNNVWDNNVAAYASDYVKRLTGDCRLVHSGGPYGENLAWSSGDLTGSDAVKLWVDEKSNYDYNSDSCVGGECRHYTQVIWRNSFRLGCAKARCSNGGTLISCNYAPSGNFVNERPY from the coding sequence atgGAAATCTCCAAGAATTCACTAGCAATTGCTTTTCTTATTTCCTTAGCTATAATAATCCCTCTATCCCTTGCCCAAGACTCCCCACAAGACTACCTCAATGCCCACGCAAATGCTCGTGCACAGGTAGGTGTTGGAAATAATGTATGGGACAATAATGTGGCAGCTTATGCAAGTGACTATGTTAAACGGCTCACGGGCGATTGCAGACTTGTGCATTCTGGTGGGCCTTATGGCGAGAACCTTGCATGGAGTAGTGGTGATCTTACAGGCAGCGATGCGGTGAAATTGTGGGTTGATGAGAAATCAAATTATGATTACAACTCCGATTCATGTGTTGGTGGAGAATGCAGGCATTATACTCAGGTGATTTGGCGCAACTCGTTTCGTTTAGGTTGTGCTAAAGCAAGGTGCAGCAATGGGGGTACACTCATCAGTTGCAACTATGCTCCCTCTGGCAACTTCGTTAACGAGCGCCCTTACTAG